One genomic region from Candida albicans SC5314 chromosome 6, complete sequence encodes:
- the TSM1 gene encoding Tsm1p (Putative transcription initiation factor TFIID subunit; transcript is upregulated in clinical isolates from HIV+ patients with oral candidiasis; Nrg1-regulated), producing the protein MPSASNHGTPRMVGGLINTPLARHINAKKVVNPVIQSFKVAHQRVNIDIDLSSNSIDGFTELTVIPTSNKLKVIKLDCREMEIKDVLINGSRSLNYVYDDLLYINNPEYFEHCIDSKVINVMDLYSDTFNVHQHHLIRSKLDYIFKNPKHDEESLDYNTQELKILLPDNMKFELTDINSIQTPSGTSHPGTTTPSHLKSKGTGNEYYYTPIQLKVVYKVKNPQNGVNFVTNEDIEKKLWHAYTTNSNYNVSTSSWVPCIDDLSSRCTWSLEVNIPRTLKDIGNPRMIGSKEALDYQQMRRKRSGEAIQNFAQQNNDSDDDDDDDEDIGNYDMVVPSGDFNNVKETPHPIDLSKKVVSWSIFNPVCAHHVGWAVGCFESFVLSDESAGAKEDDEEDTVLRGDDAENVNNPVTIYSLPEDVEWAKNTSIITNKALDFFSKEYGSFPFSSYAIVFVRYSPCQTSNFAGLSVMSSKLLYPPDMIEPMFTVTDILLKSIATQWAGINISPQTFNDMWCTIGIAGFMAISFIKKLMGANEFRYRLRKQMDKVVAEDVGRHAIASQPFKYPVSEDDLSFVWLKSPIVLFILDNRMTKTDKSFGLSRVLPKLFLQAMSGSLPNGTLNTEHFRYVCEKVNRNKLENFFKQWVFGAGAPVFRISQRFNKKKGMIEMNIRQVQHHERTPKKLDSSSFIGDAVAYLDNEPLPPQQHVFTGPMTIRVHESDGSPYEHIVELKEANTKLDIQYNSKFRKIKKKDDGVDPGIAFNQFGDVLLSHAEMQEWNLRDWDKRDEESLSSEPFEWIRGDVDFEWIARIDIKQPDFMFGSQLVYDRDIEAQLEAVRYFGELEKTNTTYCTALTRTLMDDRYFYGVRIAAAQALADCSNEANNFIGLEYLLKAFGKLYCFDDSFIPKSNDFSDFRSFMLQSAFPRILCGVKDNDGKVPKRIQNLLLNLVKFNDNSMNAFVDSLYVSELVVSLVTSTVSGWRNDIEEYNDTEFAGKVSSELFRLQKLDRWIPSYQNIIEVTCIQQNIRMALVGARKLSFEELLYMTLDKYPMEARVEAFRGILELGGLKNKSILQYFLKVCLLNFERPLYRSKLIEALVKSVSSVATYGGVSTLDDPEFHTKVDTNVKSSSNRIIIDDGSQDNLAMKSKRDDMARASIKGAIEILRRDFSEGQGLRETLWELLHTSLIGLHERRSIFCLCQVLFKGVDSYVVKLPVPSMPVEEYVRKKIVAKVSNYPGQVTIKREGRFKIQLATRKSVIAKVKSETEHKPLKISLKPVIEAKQKAASAVHVDPVIPTKVTFKLPGHRLAGFAKKVELDGTLVTIKLGRDMKSKVDALAHRYVRINTKRRKIEVSKVPFIEKEEGSNTSGITEVSRNTGEKEDAKSPSPILVKKEKKRPKVYIHFGGNVKKPDQGSSSSSSKEGSTEVE; encoded by the coding sequence ATGCCGTCTGCATCTAACCATGGAACGCCAAGAATGGTTGGTGGACTAATAAATACTCCACTTGCGAGACACATTAATGCaaaaaaagttgttaaCCCAGTGATTCAATCCTTTAAAGTTGCCCATCAAAGAGTTAACATCGATATTGACCTATCTAGCAATAGTATTGATGGGTTTACAGAATTGACAGTCATACCTACATCGAATAAACTTAAAGTGATAAAGTTGGATTGTCGTGAGATGGAAATAAAAGATGTTTTGATTAATGGAAGTAGGTCATTGAATTATGTATATGACGATTTATTATACATCAACAACCCCGAGTATTTTGAGCACTGCATCGACTCTAAAGTCATAAATGTTATGGACTTGTACTCCGATACATTCAATGTACATCAGCACCATCTAATACGGTCTAAATTGGATTACATCTTTAAGAATCCCAAGCACGACGAAGAGAGTTTGGACTACAACACCCAGGAACTTAAGATTCTTTTGCCAGACAATATGAAGTTTGAGTTGACCGATATCAATTCTATACAAACACCAAGCGGAACTAGTCATCCAGGGACTACTACGCCCCTGCATCTAAAATCCAAGGGCACGGGAAACGAGTACTACTACACACCTATACAGTTAAAGGTTGTTTACAAAGTCAAGAATCCACAGAATGGAGTCAATTTTGTTACAAACGAAGACATTGAAAAGAAGCTCTGGCATGCATATACAACAAACTCCAACTACAACGTTTCCACGTCATCATGGGTCCCCTGCATTGATGATTTGTCTAGCAGATGCACATGGTCGTTGGAAGTAAATATTCCGAGAACACTCAAAGACATTGGAAATCCACGAATGATAGGATCCAAGGAAGCGTTagattatcaacaaatgagAAGAAAGCGATCAGGCGAGGCTATACAAAACTTTGCCCAGCAAAATAATgatagtgatgatgatgatgatgatgacgagGATATTGGCAACTACGACATGGTTGTTCCATCTGGTGATTTCAACAACGTCAAGGAAACGCCACACCCCATTGATTTGTCGAAAAAAGTTGTGTCGTGGTCTATATTCAATCCTGTTTGTGCCCATCATGTAGGCTGGGCCGTGGGATGTTTTGAAAGCTTTGTTCTTTCTGATGAGTCAGCTGGGGCAAAAGAGGATGATGAGGAAGATACGGTGCTAAGAGGTGACGATGCTGAGAATGTGAATAATCCAGTGACAATCTATTCACTTCCGGAGGACGTTGAGTGGGCAAAAAACACTAGTATTATCACCAACAAGGCGTTGGATTTCTTTCTGAAAGAGTATGGGTCGTTCCCATTTAGTTCTTATGCCATAGTATTTGTGCGGTACCTGCCGTGCCAAACCAGTAACTTTGCTGGACTCTCGGTAATGTCATCAAAGTTGTTGTACCCACCAGATATGATTGAACCAATGTTTACTGTAACTGATATACTATTGAAAAGTATAGCCACACAATGGGCTGGCATCAATATATCGCCACAAACATTCAATGATATGTGGTGCACCATCGGTATTGCTGGGTTTATGGCAATCTCgtttatcaaaaaattgatggGTGCTAATGAATTTCGGTATAGGCTACGCAAACAAATGGATAAGGTGGTAGCTGAGGATGTGGGGCGACATGCTATTGCATCCCAGCCATTTAAGTACCCTGTTTCGGAAGACGATTTATCGTTTGTGTGGTTGAAATCGCCcattgttttatttattcttgATAATAGAATGACAAAGACCGACAAGTCATTTGGGTTGTCGAGGGTTTTGCCAAAGTTATTTCTTCAGGCAATGTCAGGAAGTTTACCCAACGGCACATTGAACACAGAACATTTCCGTTACGTCTGTGAAAAAGTGAATCGAAACAAGTTGgaaaatttcttcaagCAATGGGTGTTTGGTGCTGGGGCGCCTGTTTTCCGAATCAGCCAAAGATTTAACAAGAAAAAGGGGATGATTGAAATGAATATCCGTCAGGTCCAGCACCATGAAAGGACACCCAAGAAATTGGATAGTTCTAGTTTTATTGGTGATGCAGTTGCCTACTTGGACAACGAACCGCTACCACCGCAACAACATGTGTTTACTGGCCCTATGACTATAAGAGTGCATGAGTCTGATGGGTCACCTTACGAGCATATTGTCGAGTTGAAAGAAGCAAACACCAAATTGGATATTCAATACAATTCAAAGTTTAGAAAGATTAAAAAGAAGGATGATGGAGTTGATCCTGGTATAGCgtttaatcaatttggtGATGTGTTACTATCCCATGCCGAGATGCAAGAGTGGAATTTACGTGATTGGGATAAAAGAGATGAGGAATCTTTGAGTAGTGAGCCATTTGAATGGATCAGGGGCGATGTGGATTTCGAGTGGATCGCTCGAATCGACATTAAGCAGCCGGATTTTATGTTTGGATCGCAGTTGGTCTATGATCGAGACATTGAAGCACAATTAGAGGCTGTGCGGTATTTTGGTGAGTTAGAGAAAACAAACACGACGTACTGTACAGCTTTAACGAGAACATTAATGGATGACCGTTATTTTTATGGAGTTAGGATTGCTGCTGCACAGGCTTTAGCTGATTGTTCAAATGAAGcaaacaattttattgGTTTAGAGTACTTGCTCAAGGCATTTGGCAAGTTGTATTGTTTTGACGACAGCTTTattccaaaatcaaatgattttaGTGATTTTAGGAGCTTTATGTTGCAAAGTGCATTCCCTCGAATTTTGTGTGGCGTCAAAGATAATGACGGTAAAGTTCCCAAAAGGATACAGAATTTGTTGCTTAATCTAGTGAAATTCAATGACAACTCGATGAACGCGTTTGTCGATAGTCTCTATGTGAGCGAGTTGGTCGTTTCGCTAGTTACCAGTACTGTCAGTGGATGGAGGAATGACATTGAAGAGTACAATGATACTGAATTTGCTGGGAAAGTACTGTCCGAACTTTTTAGACTCCAAAAGTTGGATCGTTGGATACCGTCTTACCAAAACATTATTGAAGTAACATGCATACAGCAGAATATCCGAATGGCTTTGGTTGGTGCTCGAAAATTGTCGTTTGAAGAGTTGTTGTACATGACATTGGATAAATACCCCATGGAGGCGAGGGTGGAAGCGTTTAGGGGTATATTGGAGTTGGGTGGattaaaaaacaaaagcaTCTTACAGTACTTTCTTAAggtttgtttgttgaacTTTGAACGTCCACTATACAGAAGCAAGTTGATTGAGGCATTGGTGAAGTCGGTGTCGTCAGTTGCAACTTACGGCGGTGTGTCTACTCTTGACGATCCAGAATTTCACACAAAAGTGGACACTAATGTTAAAAGCTCCTCCAACcgtattattattgatgatggaTCGCAAGATAATTTAGCGATGAAATCAAAGAGAGATGATATGGCTCGTGCAAGTATAAAGGGTGCCATTGAGATTTTGCGAAGAGACTTTTCTGAGGGCCAAGGTTTGCGTGAAACGTTGTGGGAGTTGCTTCACACATCATTGATTGGTTTGCATGAACGTAGAAGTATCTTTTGTTTGTGCCAGGTGTTGTTCAAAGGGGTGGATTCATATGTTGTGAAGTTGCCGGTTCCAAGTATGCCAGTTGAAGAGTATGTTCGGAAAAAGATTGTTGCCAAAGTTTCGAACTATCCAGGACAAGTGACAATCAAACGAGAAGGAAGATTCAAGATACAGTTGGCTACTCGAAAGTCTGTAATAGCCAAGGTGAAGCTGGAAACAGAACACAAGCCATTGAAGATATCACTAAAGCCTGTTATTGAGGCTAAACAGAAGGCTGCATCAGCTGTGCATGTTGATCCGGTTATTCCTACAAAGGTCACTTTTAAGTTGCCTGGCCATAGACTAGCTGGTTTTGCGAAAAAAGTGGAACTAGATGGAACGTTGGTGACTATTAAACTTGGACGTGAtatgaaatcaaaagtGGATGCGTTGGCCCATCGATATGTGAGAATAAATACAAAGAGGAGAAAAATTGAGGTATCAAAGGTTccatttattgaaaaagaagaggGGTCTAACACTTCTGGTATAACTGAGGTAAGTCGGAATACTGGAGAGAAAGAAGACGCAAAAAGTCCATCTCCTATTCTTGTCAAAAAGGAGAAAAAGAGACCTAAAGTTTACATTCATTTTGGTGGAAATGTGAAAAAACCTGACCAaggtagtagtagtagcagcTCTAAAGAGGGTTCAACAGAAGTAGAATGA
- a CDS encoding uncharacterized protein (Ortholog(s) have mitochondrion localization) yields MAITNVLFRKSLDRLFNGKAPKKVAVALSGGPDSMLLTWFLSQCKFEIYAITIDHKYRPESSREALSVYERVKNWNLNHIIKSLDYPAGVDPTKLNNFEEIARGKRYEAMAQVCYDKDIPVLFLGHHRDDQLETFIQRLQGNSSIFGLAGTHKVSPLPISKDLSPTSALFNQTSQVRILRPFWDYDKQDILETCQLNNIAYVTDPTNKDVSLTRRNYLRHLINDIIPAKNNQSHSPYLLIDKSQLIDSHTKCLEFATMFENRAMALSESLQSSGLIKEFPALGSLQVKFPRQCLDQTNGIVTSRFLYRILHSYSTLKHYHWAYAKLERQLIPRITKFLEQGQSGTFKLTMMNLVFEVTNNIQSEYVPIHIYRCPITTKDWPSMQETLTVSPEWSEWKLFDSRFWLRARSNRYSGQLSVIPYIHKKHKQLLHDNLDANKSFDTLPAIKANSGKIIAFPTLGAMCSDYGIVYEWRPKKNRFSYCK; encoded by the coding sequence ATGGCTATAACTAATGTGCTATTTCGGAAGTCGCTTGACAGGTTGTTCAATGGAAAAGCACCAAAAAAGGTGGCTGTTGCGTTATCAGGTGGTCCTGACTCCATGCTTCTAACATGGTTCTTGCTGCAGTGTAAATTCGAGATATATGCCATCACCATCGATCATAAATACAGACCAGAATCAAGTCGAGAAGCTTTGTCTGTATATGAACgagtgaaaaattggaacTTAAACCATATCATCAAGTCGCTCGACTACCCAGCTGGGGTTGATCCTACAAAACTAAACAATTTTGAAGAGATTGCCAGAGGAAAGAGATATGAGGCCATGGCTCAAGTTTGTTACGACAAGGACATTCCGGTTCTATTTTTGGGCCACCATAGAGACGACCAGCTAGAAACGTTTATTCAGAGACTACAGGGCAACTCTTCCATTTTTGGATTGGCAGGAACACATAAAGTATCGCCGTTGCCCATTAGCAAAGACTTAAGTCCCACGTCAGCACTTTTCAACCAAACCAGCCAAGTCCGTATTTTACGACCGTTTTGGGATTACGATAAGCAAGACATTCTTGAAACGTGTCAGCTCAACAATATTGCCTACGTGACCGACCCAACTAACAAAGATGTGAGCTTGACGAGGAGAAATTATTTGCGGCATTTGATAAACGACATTATACCTgcaaaaaacaatcaaagCCATTCGCCGTATTTGCTAATAGATAAAAGCCAATTAATTGATCTGCACACTAAGTGCTTGGAGTTTGCAACGATGTTTGAAAATAGGGCTATGGCATTGTCTGAGAGTTTACAAAGTAGTGGGCTAATTAAAGAGTTTCCTGCGTTAGGATCGCTACAGGTTAAATTTCCTCGCCAATGTTTGGATCAAACAAATGGGATTGTTACAAGCCGATTTCTTTATAGGATTCTACACTCCTATTCTACGTTAAAACACTACCACTGGGCATATGCCAAACTAGAAAGACAATTGATACCCAGAATAACCAAGTTTCTTGAGCAGGGCCAATCCGGCACATTCAAATTGacaatgatgaatttggtGTTTGAGGTTACAAATAACATCCAGTCTGAGTATGTTCCCATTCACATATACAGGTGtccaataacaacaaaagaCTGGCCGTCCATGCAAGAAACACTAACTGTTAGCCCCGAGTGGAGCGAGTGGAAATTGTTTGACAGTAGATTTTGGTTAAGAGCAAGATCAAACCGCTATAGTGGCCAGCTTTCAGTTATTCCGTATATCCATAAAAAGCATAAGCAACTCTTACACGACAACCTCGACGCCAACAAGTCTTTTGACACACTTCCAGCAATAAAAGCCAACTCTGGCAAAATCATAGCCTTTCCAACTTTGGGAGCTATGTGTTCTGACTATGGTATAGTCTACGAATGGAGgcctaaaaaaaatagattCTCCTACTGTAAATAG
- the ILS1 gene encoding isoleucine--tRNA ligase (Putative isoleucyl-tRNA synthetase, the target of drugs including the cyclic beta-amino acid icofungipen/PLD-118/BAY-10-8888 and mupirocin; protein present in exponential and stationary growth phase yeast cultures): MSLQESNNNIPQGAFSFPKEEEAVIKHWDDVNAFQRTLELTEDLPPFAFFDGPPFATGTPHYGHILASTVKDIIPRYATMNGYHVERRFGWDTHGLPVEHEIDKKLNITSKEDVYAMGIDKYNAECRAIVMRYADEWRRTIKRLGRWIDMDNDYKTLYPEFMESVWWAFKELFNKDAVYRGLRVMPYSTACTTPLSNFEAQQNYKEVNDPALTISFPLLDNEDTCLVAWTTTPWTLPANLALAVNPKFEYVKIFDEEKKKNFILLESLISTLYKKPKSAKFKVVEKILGKDLVGLKYKPLFNYFYEDFKDTGFRVIPADYVTNDSGTGIVHQAPSYGEEDFNSTKAAGVINEKKLPPSIVDDSGRMESNVPEIAGMYFKDADKVIIKKLSEEGRLLVNTQVKHSYPFCWRSDTPLMYRTVPAWFVRIGEVIPEMLDNVEKTNWVPSNIKDKRFSNWIANARDWNISRNRYWGTPIPLWVSDDFEEMVCVGSIQELRELSGRDDITDIHRESIDSITIPSKKGKGQLKRIEEVFDCWFESGSMPYASKHYPFENEKKFLDAFPANFISEGLDQTRGWFYTLTVLGTHLFKTAPYQNVIVTGIVLAADGKKMSKRLKNYPDPTLVLEKYGADALRLYLINSPVLRAETLKFKEEGVKEIVSSVLLPWYNSYKFLKDAADLFKKDNGKDFVYDNSLHSTNVMDRWLLASIQSLIKFIHEEMTGYRLYTVVPRLLHFIDDLTNWYIRFNRRRIKGYASEDVEDTQKGLNTLVEALLTLSRAMAPFTPYLADGIYQRIKVYFKQEDLEKIAINPKNVDLRSVHFLSYPSVRQELFDEKIEVAVARMQKVIDMARNIREKKMISLKTPLNELVVLSADADLLKDIDSLKGYISDELNVRNVVITSDEAKYCVEYSCVADWPVLGKKLKSDAKKVKAALPKVSSEEVQRFAECGKITVDGIDLVTEDLQVQRGLPASKAEEGQEFRSHQDVLIILDVNLHPELESEGLARELINRIQRLRKKAGLNTTDDVQVQYRVVKDTIDLPKIIKDNEELLLKSTKYPIEELKEAQDSANVITDEEQTINDTVFNLRLLKI, encoded by the coding sequence ATGTCGTTACAAGaaagcaacaacaatatccCTCAAGGTGCTTTTAGTTTTCCtaaggaagaagaagcagTTATCAAACATTGGGATGATGTCAATGCTTTTCAAAGAACTTTAGAGTTGACTGAAGATTTACCGCCATTTGCGTTTTTTGACGGACCACCATTTGCCACTGGTACTCCTCATTACGGGCACATTTTGGCCTCTACAGTCAAAGATATTATCCCACGTTATGCCACCATGAACGGGTATCATGTGGAGAGAAGATTCGGTTGGGATACCCACGGTTTGCCAGTAGAACATGAAATTGACAAAAAGTTGAACATTACCTCGAAAGAAGATGTTTATGCCATGGGTATTGACAAGTACAATGCTGAATGTCGTGCAATTGTGATGAGATACGCTGATGAATGGCGTAGAACAATCAAGAGATTGGGGAGATGGATTGATATGGACAACGATTACAAAACCTTGTACCCTGAATTTATGGAATCTGTGTGGTGGGCTTTCAAGGAGTTGTTTAACAAGGATGCCGTTTATAGAGGTTTGAGGGTCATGCCTTATTCCACTGCTTGTACCACACCATTGTCGAACTTTGAAGCCCAACAAAACTATAAAGAAGTTAACGACCCAGCACTTACTATTTCGTTCCCATTGCTTGATAACGAAGACACTTGTTTGGTTGCTTGGACTACCACGCCATGGACCTTACCTGCAAATCTTGCGTTAGCAGTTAATCCAAAGTTTGAGTATGTAAAGATTTTTGATgaggaaaaaaagaaaaactttATTCTTTTGGAAAGTTTGATCAGTACTTTGTACAAGAAACCTAAATCGGCCAAGTTCAAGGTTGTTGAGAAAATTTTGGGTAAAGATTTAGTTGGACTCAAATACAAGCCATTGTTCAATTACTTTTACGAAGATTTCAAGGATACTGGGTTCAGAGTTATTCCAGCCGACTATGTTACCAACGATTCTGGTACTGGTATTGTCCATCAAGCCCCATCCTATGGTGAAGAGGATTTCAACAGTACCAAAGCCGCAGGAGTCATCAACGAAAAGAAGTTGCCACCAAgcattgttgatgattcaGGGAGAATGGAATCCAATGTTCCTGAAATTGCCGGAATGTACTTTAAGGATGCCGACAAGGTTattatcaagaaattgCTGGAAGAAGGTAGACTCTTGGTCAACACCCAAGTAAAGCACTCGTACCCATTCTGTTGGAGATCAGATACTCCATTGATGTACAGAACCGTCCCTGCATGGTTTGTTAGAATTGGCGAAGTCATTCCTGAAATGTTGGATAATGTTGAAAAGACAAACTGGGTTCCTTCCAACATTAAAGATAAGAGATTTTCCAACTGGATTGCCAATGCCAGAGACTGGAACATTTCCAGAAATAGATACTGGGGTACACCAATTCCATTATGGGTTTCTGAcgattttgaagaaatggTGTGTGTTGGTTCTATCCAAGAATTAAGGGAGTTGTCTGGTCGTGATGATATTACTGATATTCACCGTGAGAGCATCGATTCTATTACCATCCCATCCAAAAAGGGTAAGGGCCAATTGAAGAGAATTGAAGAagtttttgattgttggtTTGAATCTGGTTCTATGCCATATGCATCCAAACATTAtccatttgaaaatgaaaagaagTTTTTGGATGCCTTTCCGGCAAATTTCATTTCCGAAGGTTTAGATCAAACTAGAGGTTGGTTCTACACATTGACTGTATTGGGTACCCATTTGTTCAAAACCGCACCATATCAGAATGTTATTGTCACTGGTATTGTGTTGGCTGCTGATGGTAAAAAGATGTCGAAACGTTTGAAGAACTACCCAGACCCAACCTTGGTGTTGGAGAAATATGGTGCCGATGCGTTGAGATTGTACTTGATCAATTCCCCAGTGTTGAGAGCCGAAACATTAAAGTTTAAGGAAGAAGGGGTCAAGGAAATTGTTTCCAGTGTGTTGTTGCCATGGTACAACTCCTACAAGTTTTTAAAGGATGCTGCTGACCTTTTCAAGAAGGATAATGGCAAAGACTTTGTTTACGACAACAGTTTACATTCAACCAACGTTATGGACAGATGGTTATTAGCATCAATCCAATCTTTGATCAAGTTTATTCACGAAGAAATGACTGGGTACAGATTATATACTGTTGTTCCTAGATTGTTGCATTTCATTGACGATTTGACCAACTGGTACATTAGATTCAACCGTCGTAGAATCAAGGGATATGCTTCCGAAGATGTTGAAGACACCCAAAAGGGTCTCAATACATTGGTCGAAGCGTTGTTGACATTGTCTAGAGCAATGGCTCCTTTCACTCCATACTTGGCTGATGGAATTTACCAAAGAATCAAGGTATACTTTAAGCAAGAAGATTTGGAAAAGATTGCTATTAACCCTAAGAATGTTGACTTGAGATCAGTGCATTTCTTGAGCTACCCATCAGTGAGACAAGAGTTGTTTGATGAAAAGATTGAGGTTGCTGTTGCAAGAATGCAAAAGGTTATTGACATGGCCAGAAACATTAGagaaaagaagatgatTTCATTAAAGACTCCATTGAATGAGTTGGTGGTTTTGAGTGCAGATGCTGATTTGTTGAAGGACATTGATTCTTTGAAAGGATACATTAGTGATGAGTTGAATGTGAGAAATGTTGTCATCACATCAGACGAAGCCAAGTACTGTGTTGAGTACTCGTGTGTTGCTGATTGGCCAGTGTTGGGTAAAAAGTTAAAGTCAGACGCCAAAAAAGTCAAGGCAGCATTGCCTAAAGTTTCCTCTGAAGAAGTTCAAAGATTTGCTGAGTGTGGTAAAATCACTGTTGATGGTATTGACTTGGTGACTGAAGATTTGCAAGTGCAAAGAGGCTTGCCAGCTTCTAAAGCCGAAGAGGGCCAAGAGTTTAGATCTCACCAAGatgttttgattattttggATGTCAATTTGCACCCTGAATTGGAAAGTGAAGGTTTGGCAAGAGAGTTGATTAACCGTATCCAAAGATTGCGTAAAAAGGCTGGTTTGAATACCACTGACGATGTTCAAGTTCAATACCGTGTCGTCAAAGATACTATTGATTTGCCAAAGATTATTAAAGACAATGAagagttgttgttgaaatcaaCCAAATATCCAATTGAGGAATTGAAGGAAGCACAAGATCTGGCTAATGTCATTACCGATGAAGAGCAAACAATTAACGATACAGTGTTTAATTTGcgtttattaaaaatttag